The uncultured Desulfatiglans sp. DNA window GTGTCCTGTTTGATCTCTTCGTCCATAGTCTTTCTTTCTGCTCCTTATCGAAATGCTGATCATCCATCATAACAACGATGCGGTTTTAATTCTAATCTTTTTTTATGAAGGGCTTGAACAAGTCGATCGGCAAGGGGAAAAACGTCGTGGAATTGCTCTCCGACGAGATCTCCCGGATCGTCTGCAGGTAGCGGAGCTGAAGGGCCTCGGGGTGCTGCTGAATGATGCCGGCGGCCTCCGCCAGCCGATTCGCGGCCTGGTACTCACCTTCGGCGTTGATGACCTTCGCCCGCCTTTCCCGCTCGGCCTCGGCCTGACGCGCCATCGCTCTCTGCATCTCCTGCGGCAGGTCGATGTGCTTCAGCTCCACCGTGGCCACCTTGATCCCCCAGGGATCCGTGTGCTTGTCCAGGATGGTCTGCAGCTCTGTATTGATCTTATCCCGCTCCGAAAGGAGTTCGTCCAGCTCCACCTGGCCGCAGACGCTTCGCAGGGTGGTCTGCGCCAGCTGCGACGTGGCGAAAAGGTAGTTTTCCACCTCCACCGTCGCCTTGGTGGGCTCCATCACCCGAAAATAGACCACGGCGTTGACCTTGACCGACACGTTGTCCCGGGTGATCACATCCTGCGCCGGCACATCCATGGTCACGAGCCGCAGGCTGACCTTGACCATTTTATCGATCACCGGGATCAGGATGATCAGTCCGGGCCCTTTGGTCTTGATCACCCGTCCAAGTCGGAAGATCACGCCGCGCTCGTATTCCCTGAGGATCTTGATGGCCGAAACCAGAAAAAGGACGACCAGCACCACAAACAGAATGTAAAACATGATCCGTATCCTCCCGCCAAGGGTTCAGGAAGCGCAGCGCTTGACCCGAAGGGTCAACCCTTCGACCTTTTCGACCTCCACCTTCTCCCCGGCCTCGATGCGCTCTGGGGCCAGCGCGTTCCAATATTCACCGTGGACGAACACCAGCCCTTCCGGGTCGATGGCCCGCTTGACCACCCCCACTTCGCCGATGAGCCCCTCTTCGCCGCCCATCGGTTTGCGCCGGTAAGCCCTGAAGGCCAAACCGGCCACCACCACGAAAAACCCGCCCACCAGCAAGACCGTCGGCAT harbors:
- a CDS encoding conserved hypothetical protein (Evidence 4 : Unknown function but conserved in other organisms); protein product: MFYILFVVLVVLFLVSAIKILREYERGVIFRLGRVIKTKGPGLIILIPVIDKMVKVSLRLVTMDVPAQDVITRDNVSVKVNAVVYFRVMEPTKATVEVENYLFATSQLAQTTLRSVCGQVELDELLSERDKINTELQTILDKHTDPWGIKVATVELKHIDLPQEMQRAMARQAEAERERRAKVINAEGEYQAANRLAEAAGIIQQHPEALQLRYLQTIREISSESNSTTFFPLPIDLFKPFIKKD